From a single Sediminibacterium sp. KACHI17 genomic region:
- a CDS encoding TonB-dependent receptor, whose protein sequence is MRGSLLVLMCCMVFSVIAQDRVTLNGYLKDSLTGETLIGANLQVVGQGKGVQSNQYGFYSISLEKGSYRLLVSFIGYQTAELTIDLRKDIQQNILLLPNTAVINNVTVIARKRENNVKTAQMGKIELSMNTAKALPAFLGEVDPLKTLQLLPGVRNAGEGNAGFYVRGGGPDQNLILLDDAVVYNTGHLFGFFSIFNADAIKNVTLIKGGMPAQYGGRLSSVVDVAMKEGNNNKTQIDAGIGLIASRFSIQGPLKKNKASYILSARRTYVDLLSKPFISKQSEFYGSGYYFYDLNAKMNYRFSEKDVLYLSGYFGRDKFTFNNAKRSFSTRIPWGNSTATLRWNHVFNKKLFANTTAVYNDYKFELAGRQNDFNINLSSGIRDLNLKTDFDFYPVPEHKLKFGIQYTHHTFLPNIVSGSQDSVIFEPNNASRKLANEYAAYIQDDWELSDKIKVNAGLRYSVFQQIGRYTLYERDANGNKLDSVVYGRGQTVKAHGGFEPRLTVRYAISELSSFKVAITRNIQYIHLVTNAGTTLPTDLWVPSTIRVRPQTGWQYAAGYFRNFNNGMFETSLEVYYKTMNNQIEYKEGYTPSLKDPEEEFVFGKGWSYGAELFINKVRGRFTGWIGYTLSWTWRRFKDLNDGLKYPSRYDRRHDMSVVGTYELSKKWKVSGVFVYGTGNATSLPERFYFVGGVLTQEYSRINAYRMKPYHRMDLSFTYTPTPKKVRKYTSNWVFSLYNAYSRLNPYFIYFDQEGQASNGDLRVTARQVSLFPVIPAVTWNIKM, encoded by the coding sequence ATGCGAGGTTCACTTCTGGTGTTAATGTGTTGTATGGTCTTTTCTGTGATAGCGCAGGACAGGGTTACACTCAATGGATATCTCAAAGATTCTTTGACCGGCGAAACTCTGATTGGCGCCAATTTGCAAGTAGTGGGGCAGGGTAAAGGTGTTCAAAGTAATCAGTATGGTTTTTATTCCATTTCATTAGAAAAAGGCTCCTATCGTTTATTGGTTTCTTTTATTGGTTACCAAACAGCCGAGTTAACGATCGATCTTAGAAAAGATATTCAACAGAATATTTTACTCTTACCCAATACAGCCGTCATCAACAATGTGACCGTGATAGCGAGGAAACGAGAGAACAATGTGAAGACCGCTCAAATGGGTAAGATCGAGTTGAGCATGAATACAGCAAAGGCACTGCCTGCTTTTCTAGGGGAAGTGGATCCTTTGAAAACCTTACAACTTCTGCCGGGTGTTCGCAATGCCGGAGAAGGCAATGCAGGGTTTTATGTACGTGGTGGTGGACCGGATCAAAATCTTATTTTATTGGATGATGCAGTAGTGTATAATACAGGTCATCTTTTTGGATTCTTCTCCATTTTCAATGCGGATGCAATCAAGAATGTAACACTGATCAAAGGAGGCATGCCGGCTCAATATGGAGGAAGATTGTCATCCGTGGTAGATGTGGCCATGAAAGAAGGGAATAACAATAAAACCCAGATCGATGCTGGTATCGGACTAATCGCATCTCGTTTTTCGATTCAGGGACCTTTGAAAAAAAATAAAGCTTCTTATATCTTATCTGCAAGAAGAACTTATGTAGATCTTTTGTCAAAACCTTTTATCAGTAAACAAAGTGAGTTCTATGGTTCGGGTTATTATTTCTATGATCTGAATGCGAAAATGAATTATAGGTTCTCGGAAAAAGATGTGTTATACCTGAGTGGTTATTTTGGCAGAGATAAATTCACTTTCAATAATGCTAAGCGCTCGTTCAGTACGAGAATACCCTGGGGTAATTCTACGGCCACGTTGCGTTGGAATCATGTATTCAATAAGAAACTATTTGCCAATACTACTGCGGTGTATAATGATTATAAGTTTGAACTGGCAGGTAGACAAAATGATTTCAACATCAATTTATCATCAGGAATCAGAGACCTGAATTTAAAAACTGATTTTGATTTTTATCCGGTGCCTGAGCATAAACTCAAGTTTGGTATCCAATATACACACCATACCTTCTTACCCAATATTGTAAGTGGTAGTCAGGATTCTGTGATCTTCGAACCCAATAATGCCAGCAGAAAACTGGCCAATGAATATGCTGCTTATATACAGGATGACTGGGAGCTGTCTGATAAGATCAAAGTGAATGCGGGATTGCGTTATAGCGTTTTTCAACAAATAGGCAGGTATACTTTGTATGAAAGAGATGCAAATGGAAATAAATTAGATAGTGTAGTGTACGGTCGCGGGCAGACAGTAAAAGCACATGGCGGATTTGAACCAAGACTCACTGTTCGATATGCCATTTCAGAACTATCTTCCTTTAAAGTAGCCATAACACGAAACATTCAATACATCCATTTAGTAACCAATGCCGGTACTACATTACCAACGGATCTATGGGTGCCGAGTACCATTCGGGTTCGTCCACAAACAGGTTGGCAATATGCAGCCGGTTATTTCAGGAATTTCAATAATGGCATGTTTGAAACTTCTTTGGAAGTGTATTACAAAACCATGAATAATCAGATCGAATACAAAGAAGGGTATACGCCTTCTTTAAAAGATCCGGAAGAAGAATTTGTTTTTGGAAAGGGGTGGAGTTATGGCGCAGAATTATTCATCAATAAAGTGCGCGGAAGATTTACCGGATGGATCGGTTATACACTGAGCTGGACATGGCGAAGATTCAAAGACCTGAATGATGGATTGAAATATCCGAGTCGCTATGACAGAAGACATGATATGTCGGTAGTGGGAACATATGAGTTATCCAAAAAATGGAAAGTATCAGGAGTGTTCGTTTATGGAACCGGTAATGCAACATCATTGCCTGAGCGTTTTTATTTTGTTGGAGGAGTCCTCACGCAGGAGTATAGCAGGATCAATGCCTACCGGATGAAGCCATATCATAGAATGGACTTGTCTTTTACTTATACACCTACTCCAAAGAAAGTGAGGAAGTACACTTCTAATTGGGTCTTCAGTTTATACAATGCTTACAGTAGACTGAATCCTTATTTCATTTACTTCGATCAGGAAGGGCAGGCATCGAACGGAGATTTACGAGTAACAGCCAGACAAGTATCGCTATTTCCAGTGATACCGGCAGTGACATGGAATATTAAGATGTAA
- the thrS gene encoding threonine--tRNA ligase, with protein MINIRFPDGAERQYEAGVSALDIAKSISEGLARKVLAASVNGQVWDATRPITTDSTLKLHTWDDAEGKNTFWHSSAHLMAEAVEALYPGVKFWVGPALDKGFYYDIDLGGQHISEEDLAAIEKKMNELAKQNNAYQRKEISKQEAVAYFEDKSDEYKLDLLQGLDDGSITFYTQGQFTDLCRGPHIPHTGFIKAIKLTSIAGAYWKGDEKNKMLTRLYGVTFPNQKELDEYLLMLEEAKKRDHRKLGKELGIFTMDDDVGAGLPLWLPNGTVIIEELEKLAKQTEEDAGYKRVVTPHIAKESMYLTSGHLPYYADSMFPPMELDGTKYYLKAMNCPHHHKIFDAEPKSYKDLPFRIAEYGTCYRYEQSGELFGLMRVRCLHMNDAHIYCSKEQFAAEFRAVNDMYIKYFKIFGIDKYVMRLSLHEPTKLGAKYVNEPELWKETESMVRDVLIESNIPFVEVPDEAAFYGPKIDVQIWSAIGREFTLATNQVDFNSGNKFKLNYVNQNNQPEVPLIIHRAPLGTHERFIGFLLEHYAGKFPVWLAPLQVKILPISDKFMDYALEVKQSLRSIGVRVEIDDRSEKIGKKIRDTELSRVPYMLVVGEKEAADRKLAVRRQGKGDMGTQELAAFTAMIQDEILHRKGGE; from the coding sequence ATGATCAACATTCGTTTTCCCGATGGGGCAGAAAGGCAGTATGAAGCAGGCGTAAGTGCTTTGGATATTGCTAAATCAATCAGTGAAGGACTGGCCAGAAAGGTATTGGCAGCAAGTGTTAACGGACAAGTATGGGATGCCACACGCCCGATCACGACAGACAGTACGCTGAAATTACATACCTGGGATGACGCAGAAGGTAAAAATACTTTTTGGCATTCTTCTGCTCACCTCATGGCTGAAGCGGTTGAAGCATTATATCCGGGCGTTAAGTTTTGGGTAGGACCGGCATTGGATAAAGGGTTCTATTATGATATCGATCTGGGTGGACAGCATATCTCAGAAGAAGATCTGGCAGCTATCGAGAAAAAGATGAATGAGCTGGCGAAGCAGAACAATGCTTACCAGCGTAAAGAAATATCAAAGCAAGAGGCTGTTGCATATTTTGAGGATAAGTCTGATGAATATAAACTTGATCTCTTACAAGGTCTGGATGATGGTTCTATCACCTTCTATACTCAAGGACAGTTTACTGACCTATGTCGTGGACCACATATCCCACACACTGGATTTATCAAAGCCATCAAATTGACCAGTATTGCAGGTGCTTATTGGAAAGGAGATGAGAAGAATAAAATGCTGACCCGTTTATATGGTGTTACTTTCCCCAATCAAAAAGAACTGGATGAATATCTTTTGATGCTGGAAGAAGCCAAGAAAAGAGACCATCGTAAGCTGGGGAAAGAACTGGGTATTTTCACCATGGATGATGATGTGGGAGCGGGGTTGCCTTTATGGTTGCCCAATGGAACGGTTATTATAGAAGAGTTAGAAAAACTGGCTAAGCAAACAGAAGAAGATGCAGGCTATAAGCGAGTAGTGACACCACATATCGCAAAAGAGAGTATGTATCTCACCAGCGGTCACCTTCCTTATTATGCAGATAGTATGTTTCCTCCGATGGAGCTGGATGGCACCAAATATTATCTAAAGGCGATGAACTGTCCGCATCACCATAAAATATTTGATGCAGAACCCAAGAGCTATAAGGATCTTCCATTCCGTATTGCAGAATATGGTACTTGTTATCGTTATGAGCAGAGTGGTGAATTGTTTGGTTTGATGCGTGTTCGCTGTTTGCATATGAATGATGCGCATATTTACTGCAGTAAAGAGCAGTTCGCAGCAGAATTCCGTGCGGTGAATGATATGTACATTAAGTACTTCAAAATATTTGGCATTGATAAATATGTAATGCGTTTGAGCTTACATGAACCTACAAAACTGGGTGCTAAATATGTGAATGAGCCTGAGCTCTGGAAAGAAACAGAATCAATGGTACGCGATGTATTGATCGAATCCAATATTCCATTTGTAGAAGTACCGGATGAAGCAGCATTCTATGGACCTAAGATCGATGTGCAGATATGGAGTGCGATCGGAAGAGAGTTTACATTGGCAACCAATCAGGTAGATTTCAATTCCGGAAACAAATTCAAGTTGAATTATGTAAACCAGAACAATCAGCCTGAAGTGCCATTGATCATTCACCGTGCTCCGCTTGGAACACATGAGCGTTTCATTGGGTTCCTTTTAGAGCACTATGCAGGAAAATTCCCGGTATGGTTGGCACCATTACAGGTTAAGATCCTTCCGATCAGTGACAAGTTCATGGATTATGCGCTGGAAGTAAAGCAGTCGCTGCGTTCCATTGGTGTGCGAGTAGAGATCGATGATCGAAGTGAGAAGATCGGTAAGAAGATCCGTGATACAGAATTGAGTCGAGTTCCATATATGCTTGTAGTGGGAGAGAAAGAAGCGGCTGACAGAAAGCTGGCGGTACGCAGACAAGGAAAAGGTGATATGGGAACGCAGGAATTAGCAGCCTTTACAGCAATGATCCAGGACGAAATTCTTCACCGAAAAGGCGGGGAATAA
- the infC gene encoding translation initiation factor IF-3, with protein sequence MALPPRGGGRFNPRFNRQPEPEHRINERIRVPQVRLVGDNVTVGVYSTQEALKIAQEQELDLVEISPTADPPVCKVIDYKKFLYEKKKKEKEMKANSKQSEIKEIRFTPGTDDHDFDFKAKHAEKFLKDGNKVKAYVQFKGRAIMFQDRGQLLLLKFAERLAEAGSLESMPKLEGKRMFAIFTPKTGKKKAASKTEE encoded by the coding sequence ATGGCATTACCACCAAGAGGGGGCGGAAGATTCAATCCCAGGTTTAACAGGCAACCGGAGCCTGAACATCGTATCAACGAAAGAATCCGTGTACCACAAGTGCGTTTGGTTGGCGACAATGTAACTGTTGGAGTTTACTCTACACAAGAAGCATTGAAAATTGCGCAAGAGCAAGAATTGGATCTAGTGGAAATTTCTCCAACTGCTGACCCTCCCGTTTGTAAGGTGATCGATTATAAAAAGTTCCTTTACGAAAAGAAGAAGAAGGAAAAGGAGATGAAAGCCAATTCCAAGCAAAGTGAGATCAAAGAGATTCGCTTTACGCCTGGAACCGATGATCATGACTTCGATTTCAAAGCCAAACATGCAGAAAAGTTCCTGAAAGATGGCAATAAGGTAAAAGCCTATGTTCAGTTCAAAGGACGTGCGATCATGTTCCAAGACCGTGGACAATTGTTACTGCTCAAATTTGCTGAGCGTTTGGCTGAAGCCGGATCTTTGGAAAGCATGCCTAAACTGGAAGGAAAGCGAATGTTTGCCATCTTTACGCCTAAAACAGGTAAGAAAAAAGCAGCTAGTAAAACAGAGGAATAA
- the rpmI gene encoding 50S ribosomal protein L35 — protein sequence MPKVKTNSSAKKRFKVTGSGEITFQKAFKRHILTKKSKKRKRALNKKGVVGAPNKDFVLRLLRLKG from the coding sequence ATGCCAAAGGTAAAAACAAACTCCAGCGCGAAGAAGCGCTTTAAGGTGACTGGCAGTGGAGAGATCACCTTCCAGAAAGCTTTCAAAAGGCACATTTTAACCAAAAAATCAAAAAAGCGTAAAAGAGCATTGAACAAGAAAGGTGTTGTTGGAGCTCCTAACAAAGATTTCGTTCTGCGCTTATTGCGTTTGAAAGGTTAA
- the rplT gene encoding 50S ribosomal protein L20, translated as MPRSVNAVASRARRKRILKQAKGFYGKRKNVYTVAKNIVEKGMTYSYVGRKLKKREYRQLWIARINAAVREEGLTYSQFINKLAVKGIDLNRKVLADLAMNEPASFKALVNSVK; from the coding sequence ATGCCACGTTCAGTAAATGCAGTAGCATCAAGAGCCCGCAGGAAGCGTATCCTCAAGCAGGCTAAAGGATTCTACGGTAAACGTAAAAATGTATACACCGTAGCCAAAAATATTGTTGAAAAAGGTATGACCTACAGCTATGTTGGTCGTAAGTTGAAGAAGCGCGAATACCGTCAGCTTTGGATCGCCCGTATCAACGCAGCAGTAAGAGAAGAAGGATTGACCTACAGCCAGTTTATCAATAAGCTTGCAGTAAAAGGTATCGATCTGAACCGTAAAGTGCTGGCGGATCTGGCTATGAATGAGCCAGCTAGTTTCAAGGCACTGGTAAATTCTGTAAAGTAA